TATCGAAGGTTGTAGACTCCCATAGGACTGGAGCCCAGAAATGCCCGAGAGGTAGTGCCTTGACTGTTATGTGGCCTTGTATACTCAGAGTCAGTACTAAGTGTTTTCTCTGGATGGCTAGGTACTGAGGAGGTGCCAGGAACTAGGCCTTAACTCTAAAGACCATGCATATAGAAGAGTTAACACTTAAATAGCAGAGTACAAATACGCATAAAATAATAGAGGATAAATTGATGGCATGAACTTATAATTAAGATTCGAATGCCAGAACTATTTCCAGAGGAGGATAAAtttagagcagtgcttctcaaagtgtggtccctgggccagaAGGACCAGCATCCCCtggagcttattagaaatgcagagtctcggGCCTCACCCCATACAGCAGGACTGAGTAATCTGGTTTTAACAAACCCTCCAATTGATTTTGGTGCTCACTGAAGTTGAGGATTATTTAGTTGGAGGGAATAACACTaaaatttctgcatcatgtaGATTCCTCTTTGAAGGATCATAACAGCTAGCAGCTAATATGTTTTGAGTATTTGCTGTCAACTGGGTACTATTCTGAGTCATTTACCTGCATTACTTCCTCTAATTCTTACAGAACCTTACAAAGAGTAATTTTATTACTCCCTTTGCACCAGGTCATAGAAATAGATTCATTCTAGCAGTAAATCTGCTTTAATCTGAGCCCTGCAGTCAGCAATGATACTCTAAGCCAATCATTTGACCATggtatgcctcagtttctttctgttAAATGGGTGACAAGGCCTGTCCTAGCTACTTCAGCTTATTATAAGGATGATATGATTGAAGAACTATGAACATGCATTCAGAagttagaaatgtttttaaagcaatGTAGTATTTTTGATAGCAGTTCCCCTGATACAGCTCCCACTAAGGCACTGCTGTGATAGGCTGAAGCAGGGATATATTGGGTTTTTACTGTGCCACTGGATTTCTCCGGGTAAAACTGGAGTGTTTAGAaagtggggaggaaaagagatCAGTATATGGAGAATGCAGTGAAGAAGCGCAATTAGGAAAATAAAGGGAGTCGAAAATAAGGGCTAAGGGGAGTTTTTTTGCAGGCGGGAGTGGGATGGGGGATGTCTCTCAGAAGAGGGGATCCTGTATCCTGGAGCCTCCTTGCTAAGCCTCGTGTAGGTTGGGGTCTGATAGTAGAGGTTGATGCTTTCTCCCCAGAGCTCTACTACGACCGTGGGAACCACCATGAGTTTGTGTCCCTGGTGAAGGATTTGGCCCGGCCCGGAGAAATTAGCCAATCACAGGCCTTCGACTTTGAATTCACCCACGTGGAGAAGCCGTATGAGTCCTATACAGGCCAGAATGTAAAGCTACGGTGAGTTGTGCCTGCTTtttcccccaccttcccctgAAGCTGTCCATGTTTCTGAGGCTTTTTAATGTGGGtctcaagaagaaagagaactgaGCCGTGGTGTGCTGGTAAAGTGTGATCCTGAGCTCTGTCACTCAGTTTTCTCACTTGAAAAGCAGAATAGATTTGGATTCTAGATCGGTCCTCCATCGTTCGGGGTAATGGGAGTGTAAAACATAACACAGTGTGacgagcttttaaaaaattaataaacgcGGTTTAAGTACATCGGACTGTTTTTAGTGTTCCAGGTTCTGAGGATGGAGACCAATTCCAGGGGCtgctgaggttaaaaaaaaacccagagaggtTCTAGACTCTTGGATGTAACCTGAGATTAGGTGATGTCACTGAGATAAAGCAGACTTCTCTGTTACTTTAGACACCTGGTTCGAGATCTTGATGCTATCTTATAAGATGAGCTCGTCTTCATCACCTTAAGGCCCGGTAGTGCAAACTACAGGAAGacatttcctccccttccctccccttccctccctttctcttctctccttggtCTCTCCTCTTCCATCAGAAGCATGACTGTAGGCTCTCTTTTTTCAGTCTGTGCAAAGAGGTCTAATCACTAACATCACTCAAACTAGAGACATTGCATTCAGAAAAAGCTTCACAACCATGAGGATTATCTAGTTGTCACCAAAGCTTGGCTGTGggatttgttgttattttatttaattttttttgaagattttatttatttatttgacagagagaggcatgaGGAGGCAGAGTGGctgtcagagggagaggtagaagcataCGCCCTGTTGAGgagggagcctggcatggggcctgacccaggaccctggaagcatgactggagccaaaggcagccgcttaaccaactgagccacccagatgcccctatttaattttattttttacagtggaTCGCTCTTAAATGtttttaagacagagagaaaggtgtTGAAAAGAGTGCAGTGATTCCctggaataataaaaatagaactaccatatgatccaggaattccgCTTTTGCGTACAAAGCCAAAAGACGTGAAAGCAAGGAATCAAACACAGGCATATACACTCACACTCATAGCTgcttattcacaacagccaaaaggtagaCCAATCTGAGTTCCATCAGCAGATGAAAGGGTgaacaaatgtggtatatacataagtgggatattattcagccttaaaaagggaaggaaatcctgtgatatgctacaacatggatgaacactGAAAGcgttatgccaagtgaaattagCCAGTCATAAAAAGACGACTGCTATTGGTTTCACAACAGCATGAATGTAcctaatgccactgaactgtacacttaaaagtagttaaaatgttaaatttttatgtGTTGTAGAGAGGAGAAAACCCTTTTTTTCCTCTATCCATCTTAGGTTTGTAGACTGAGGCCCTACTAATCAGACTGACAGAAGACATGCTAGCAAGAGAAAGGCAGACTGGTTGATTCACATGTATGTTGTGCATATGCATGGAACTCAGGGATTGGTAACAGAAAGGGGTGGTTAGGACTAGGAGCTTATACAAGCATCTTAACAGAAGAATGATAATTTCGCAGAGAAGTAACAGGACAAAGGGAAGGGACTTCGAGCTTCTAGGGACAGCAAGTTGTGGGAAGGTAAATATATGGGAGAAGCAAATGGAAGGTAAGAATCCTTTAAGCAAGATTTGTTCTGTGGATTTCTCTAGTGCAGTCTCTGGGCTGGTAACAGTTGTCTCTGGTGATTAAGAAGGGCTTGCTCTTCTGGTAGAGAGTGGGAGGGCAGAGagttttctttcctgtgtctGCTTCTTGCCTGTTGCTTTATAATATCAGCTTAATAAAACTGTCATGCCAGGGTGGCGTATTTTGGGGTGGTGTACCCTGAACTCCTTTTGTGTTTTACCACAaagtacataaatgaataaaagagaaaaaggtgtTGCTGTCCAAGTAGATGAAGACATTAGGATTCATGCTGAGAAAGTGAGAAGGTCAAGAAGGGAAAATTAGTTAAGGGCAGCTTATAGATGTGATTCCAGATGAAGGGCTTGTATATTATTACTTACACAGCGGTGGGGGGAATGAAAAGATCACTCTAGAcacctctttctttgtttttaggtgGGGCAGTGGTTCTTTGGATGGTTAATATAAAGTCAACATGTGCTATTTGATGAAGGGTAGAGTGCAGAGACAAAATTGTTGGAAGGCTAGTACAAGGTCCTGAACATCTTACCTTAGTGGACACAGCTGGAGCAGGCAGTAAATGAGGAATTTAATGGACAGCCACAGAAATGACCAGTGAATGTAGGTGCAGGTAGATGGCTATTAGGAGCAAGGGATGACTTGTAGTGATGATGGTTCATCCAAATTTAAAGTCTAAGGCACTGACAAAATACAGAGGTATGAAAGTTCACTAGACAATTAGAAATGCAAGCCTGGCACTCAGGACAGAGAAATACACTGTTGGGAGTCCTCTGCTCAGTGCTAAAAACTGGTATATTTTTCAAGGGGGTGAGTTGAGGAAGAGAAGAGCCCAGGCAGGACCTGTTAGAGGGATAGGaaagtggggctgggggagggtgggaggtaaAGCAGGTAAAGCCCTCCTGTGGAACCACAGGAAGAGCATttcaaagaagagaaggaaatgtttTACTCTCCAGTGTCAAAACTGAGGCTGAAAAGCAAGGCCACTGGGTTTGGCAATAGGGAAGAAGCTGCAATAGTTAGAACAGGACCCATCTGTGACCACTGTCCTGACGAATGGGAAGGAGCACAAAGCCTGGAGATTGTTTGGGGGATTGAGGAGTTTGGGCCTTTGTATAAACTCAAAAGAGGAAGTCTTTACTGGAGAGATTCGATAGATTGAGAAAATTGGAAAACTTGAGGGATCGCGATGCCAGGTAGTAGTTCTCTACCAAAGCTCCCATATTAGAATCACTTGGGAGGCTTCAAAAAATGTTGATGCCTGTGTGCCTCTTCAGGACAGTTAAATGTCAGCTCTACCTAGGCATCTGGATTTTGGAAGCCCCTCCTCCCCAGGGTGGTTGTAATGTACACACAGATCCAAAGTCTTTCTaccagatggagaaggagagaggtctTGAGAGACGGAGGTGCTGTTGGAAGGAGGAAAGTTTGGGCAAAGATACAGACATGTGTTTAGGACGGAAATAAGAGACAGTGCAAAGCAGAGAAGTGAGAGAATTATCAATCTTAAATTGGAAGGCTTTCCTCTTCTCAGTAGAGTTAAAGCTCTTCCACAGATCAGGGGGAGAGGAGACTGGAGAGCCTGAGCAGTTAGAGAAGGGTTAGGAACAAATATGTGTCTTGGAGAATGTGGCAGAAGTTACTGAGATGTATAAAAGGGTTGCTGAGGTCCACACAGAGGAGAGGAGCCTAAGTGTGTCATTGATCTGGTTGGCAGCTTTCTGCAGGCACAGTTGACAGGTGATGCAGATCATCTAATTTTGGGTTAGAAGAAAATATCATTAAGGGgttgtttttctccatttactGGGTATGAGCATAGAGTAGGTCAAGGGGACAGGGACGCCATGATCGAGCGGCTGACGAGACGGTCAGGCTTGGCATGCTAAGCCCTTCAGGTTCTGTGTCTCTGTATTCTTCACGACTTGTCCTCTACCACAGCAACATCTCCCAAGGATCCAGGATTTAGCCAGAGACTTCCTTTGTTTAAACCGGGACCTCTCCCATCTCTGCTGCTTTACTTACAAGGTCTGCTCTGCCTGAATGCCCTTTTTCCTCTCCCCATAGACTTGATTCCTCTACCTGAATTAGCACTTGCTGTGTGttctaatttttctgtttattggcCCACCTTCCCTAGTGGACTGTGAGCTTCCCATGAGACTGTATCTTATTCATCCTATGCCTagcagtaaatgtttgctgaatgaagagCTGACTTACTTTCTCCATTCCCTATCACTCCCATTTAACTTGAAGGACTTGGAAATTGCTTAATTTATTGAATATTGTTAAGTAGAGACATGCAAATATAAGAGTTTAAGACAGATCCCTGTGCCTGAAGACCCAGGAATTAGTTGAGGGAAAACCCATACACAAATACATGGTAGGCAGTGGTGAGGGGCTTGAAAGTCATTACGATAACCTGTTGTGGGAGTATAGAGCAGAGAAATCAATTTTATTTAGGACAGTGCTCTGAGCCCAGAGGATGGGCTCAAAAAGCCATTTGTGGGGAAGGCCTTTGAATTCCATTGTACTATAATTGCAAAATTTTGTGCGTtaagtatattcatttttattttatttatttattttttttctgagaagaagGTCCACAGAGGTAAATTTTCGAAGGAATACAAAGCCACAAAGGCTAACCACTATTAGAGCTTCTCTCCAATGGGTCTGTTTGGTGCATGGATTGAGGCAGCATTGTGGAGACTGGAAGTATTCCTTTATGACACATCCATCTCCTACAGGTATTTCCTTCGAGCCACCATCAGCCGCCGCCTCAATGATGTCGTCAAAGAGATGGACATTGTAGTCCACACACTCAGCACATACCCAGAGCTGAACTCGTCCATCAAGATGGAGGTTGGGATCGAGGACTGCCTGCACATTGAGTTTGAGTATAATAAATCCAAGTAAGTATCTGGGGCCCCACAGTCGTGGAGAACTATTGAGGGAGGTCAAGAAGGGACCCGATGAGAATCCAAGAGGTTGGTGCCCTGGCCTTGGCTGGCTCGTAATGCCGTGCTGGAGGGGAGGCCACTGACCTGGTACTATGAATATCTGTGCCAGGCTGCTGAAAGGTGGACCAGGAAATTAAGCTTCATTTTACttaaattaaatggaaattaaGAAGGTACATTTAAGTTAAATATCCTACAAATAATATCCTATCCAAATAATCTCAGAATACAATTCCCATTAGCATTTGTATCCTATATACAGTATGTCTCTAGAAATCAATGTGAAGTAGCCACGCAATGGCCGTAGTTTGCTGCTTCCTTCGAATTAAATGAATTATAGCAAAGAATACCTGATGCCTTTTTATAAAGGTCTTTAAATAATTCTAGCTAAAAAGTTGGGAAGCCATGTATGTTTTATACTGTTTGCTGTCTGAACATGAAGATACTTAAGTGTGGAGCACTggggtatctcagttggttaagcagctgccttctgctcgggtcatgatcccagggttctgggatcaatccctgcattcTCCATCTacccctccttcttcccctgcttgtgctctctctctctctcccaaataaatgaattttgaatatctttaaaaaaatatctaagtGATTATAAATCACAAAACTTACTGACACTTCAAAAATATACCACAAACATCTTTCTTTTCAGTATAATGCCTTcctgaaaatgtttgaaaatcagaTATGCAAAAGTAAAAGTGTATTCTATtcacagaaagcaaaaaaaaaagaaattagagtctCTAGGGTTCTTATTGGAGTGACCCCTATTATCCAGGTAGTACGGGTTAGGaagggcttttttaaaaattaacaacataTGTGCTTCCTAGAACAGGGGTGAGGGAAAGGCATatatttccctctgcccctggcctAGAACCCCTCATGACCCAGAAGAGGCCCTGCTTGGCAAAGCCTCGCCTATGGGACAGGGAGGGGCGAGCTGGGAGGGAGGTTGATCTGGGCCAGGCAGGGACATGTAAGGGAACagccttcccctttctcttcagcCTTAGGGCTCTGTGGGCTTTCTGGAAAGGAGCCACCAAATAGTGCCTACCCACCAGCACTCCAGCTACCTAGTAAAAGAGGTAGCTGGCAGGCAGTACTGCCTTGTAGATCTCAAAATAACTGTCAGTCAGCAAGGTTCAAGACCAAGTGTGGTATGTGAAGGGCACTGTAGAGAGTCTATCCCATGACCTCAGGAACTGGATGTTCACATCTGTCCTGCTTCCTCAGAGTAGGCTGCTGTGTAGTGCTGTGTAGCACTATCATGTAGTACTACTCTGCCATTAGGGATTGCTCTTGGGGTAAGGTAGCTCATACTACCATGTTTGTACCTTGGGAATCTCCTCCGAGAAGTGGAGACAGGTTAGTGGGTTTCAAACACATAAGAAGGGATAAAGTAAAAGAAGAGTGGGGTCCAGGGTTCTAGGCACTCCACAGGAGTTTCTCGTGTATTCATGCTTCTGCAAAGGATTTCATTTAGAATAAAGGAATGTTCTGTTTACCAAAGTTTGAAAACCCCTAGAATCTATGATCTCTTAGCATTCCTTCTGAAATGCTGTGAGCAGCCTCCATTCTGACCTTGTAAGTGTCCTTACAAAGTCTACCTTGTAAGATTTTATCTACTGAGAGTATCTACTGTTTTCCCAGTTAGACTGTAAGCAGAAAGGCAGCCTGAAATAGTGGGGAGAACACAAGCCTAGGAATTAGGCACTTGAGTTCACACCCTGTGTCTGTCCCCTACTCAAATCCTTGTTCAAGTATCTGTCTTTGaacttctttttctccacatgtcATATAaggacattttttaagatttatttatttatttatttatttgacagagagagagcacaagtaggcaggcagagagaggtggggaagcaggctccccgctgagcagagagcctgatgcggggctcgatcctggaccctgaaatcatgacctgagccaagggcagaggcttaagccactgagccacccaggtgccccaaggaggtTAAATTCTAAAATCCCTGCCAACACTCCTATTCCATGATTCTGAGCTTCAGGTTTgaagattttcctttctttctgtatgCCTGTTACAGGGCAGTGTACACGCAGACGCCTGGTATTCCAGACTGACTCAAGGAGAAATGCTGGAAAGGGCAGAAAGTGTAATACAGCATGGCCAAGCTCATAACAGCCCACAGAGCACGAGCCATGTGAGTAGGGCCCAGAGAGAAGGTGCTGATGGAGCATAACACATCGTCTTGCTCCAGTGTTCCTGCCTGAGCTGTCACGTCCAGCAGACAAAACTCTTTGCTACAGGCAATTGAGGTCCAGTTTCCAAAAGACGTTTTGTGAGCTCAGATAGCGAGCAAATCCTGTTTCCTGCATTTGTGGGGCTTGCCTCCCACACGTCAGGACATCTAAAACAACATAAACACATAAGGTATAAAAGAAGTTAAAGTGCTGAGAAGATAGATCAGATGGGTAAGCATAGACTGGGTGATGTAACATGCAAGAACATCCTGTGAGTTGCTTATGGAAAAATGGGACAGATTCCAATAAAGCACATACTGGGAAATCATTCTGCAAGGGCAGTTGTGGTAAGAACATGGGTGCGTGTGTACTGTGACTCCATCTTCAGCCAACATGCTTGGCAGTGTCCCCTCCCCTGAAACCCAGAAGACTGGAAGTATGCAGTTTGGCTGCCGTATTCACATCTTATTTTCTGTTCCCCAGATACCACTTGAAAGATGTCATTGTAGGGAAGATCTACTTCCTCTTGGTGAGAATCAAAATCAAGCACATGGAGATAGATATCATCAAGCGGGAAACAACGGGCACAGGCCCCAATGTGTACCATGAGAACGACACGATAGCCAAGTATGAGATCATGGATGGGGCTCCCGTGAGAGGTGAGCATCCTGGCACCCAGCCCGCAGCTGCCTCACCCATTCCCCTAGGCCCTGCAGAGTTTTAGAGGGGCTCAAGAGATTATACTGCTAAAGTAAGATTTCCTATTCACCTATAATTTCTCATCGCTAATTGCTCACTGTGGATCCcaataaagaggaaaaggagggcTGGGTATGTGAAACTCCAAGCTCCTTCCCCACCTTCACCCAGAAAAGCCCCACTTTGGCCTCGTCTACATACCGAGCTTGTACTGGAGATTGCATCTCAAGAGCTATGCCtcttaaataacaacaacaacaaaagcttgAAAGTACTGGCTTAGCAGATAAAATTGAACATTTTGCTACTTTTTCCCATTGGTGTTCTTTGCTGCTCGGAAGCCAGAGATTAATGCAGAATAATCATTTATGTTCCTTAGCTCTAGCTCTGGCAAAATGATTCATTCTCTGAATTCATTCACCAAGGGTAGATACTTTGGGCAGCACTACCAGGTGCCACAGACCACAGTGGGAATGGGACAGAAAACGATACTGCCCCCATCTACCCCCAGAGCGGACATTACATCTGGAATGAATGGAGTTGAGAGCTTTGTTACTTGGGGAATCTGTGATTATTTGGGAGTAGCAATCTTTATGTTCTTCTGGCCCTGCAGCTGCTGATCAGGAAGAATGTACTTTTTCCTTTAGAAGTGCTTGGTTATGCCAAGGTTCTGTTCAGTTTATTCTCACATGTGTGTTCTGTGGGGAAGGTAGGGACAATGACAGCAGATTCTTGAGTGTCACCATGCCAGGTCCTTAGGGGGATAGGACTGAGCTCTTGACTCTGTATATGCCCTTTTGTTCACCAGCTGTGGAAGTAGAGCCACTTGTCATTTTCTCTGAGAACTAAGACAAAACAGCAGATAATTAATGGTGCATTTTATATTTAGCTTCAGACTACATTATAGGTTTGGCCTTTCTCAGTAGAATTACTGCCCTAATTTCATTTCACTTAAATTAGGAAAGGCAGGGTGTTAGAGCTGGAAGATATAAAAAATACCATGTAGTCTGATTCCACAGTTTTCCACAAGAGAAAATTAAGGTCCAGAGAAAGCAATAGACTAACTCAGAAGTCATACAACTAGTTAATGGATAACTAAGACCAGaattaggattttctcttttccagacCACCATACCACTGCCAGTCCATCTCAAAGTAGAGATGTATTTTGGGGGGCATACACTATTTAGGATGGAGGACGGTGGCATCGAGATTGCTGGGTGACATGATGAGTTAGCTGAGGTTTGACAGTTGCCTTGTGAAAAACCAACAACTAGACACAATACATATAATCAAAAGATGCTTAGTAGTAGTGTCCTGTGCTGTTCATACTCATGGGTCTCTGTATTGGGGTGGTTAGAGAAGACACAACGGGACCTGGAGTGGAGCTGCAGTCATGTTTTTGCTTCAGCAGATCACTGAGCCACAGAATGCGAATTCCCACCAGGCAGAAGCATTCCCTTGAGTGTTCCATGACATGCTCAGGTGGCATCTCATGGGCGGAGTGTGACTTGGTGTCAGGTAGGATGGGTCATTTTGCCCTTCACTCTGATACCTGCCTGGCCTTTACAGGAGAGTCCATCCCTATCCGGCTCTTCCTGGCGGGCTATGAGCTCACCCCCACCATGCGGGACATCAACAAGAAGTTCTCCGTGCGCTATTACCTCAACCTGGTGCTGATAGACGAGGAGGAACGGCGCTACTTCAAACAGCAGGTGAGGCCTGGGTACCTCCCCAAGACCCCTGGTGGCCCTAGAGCCACATTAGGAATGGCATCATTCCTGTGAAGATCAGGCTCCATTTCAGACAGATTAAGCAGAACAGTACAGGGGAGAGAGTTCACTAGTCTCTGTGCCAGTTGTTGGTTCACCGAGAGGGAGTCCCACAGCAAAAATGAGGGTTCCCAGTTGACACGTGAGTCTGCTTCCTGTGACTGCTCTATGCTTCCTGCCCACACCACCAGAAGGAGCCCTAAGGTAGTACGGGTAACTGCTgtcattggagagagagaagcagaggaggtTTTACTAAGGTGCCTGGGAGAGAGTTGGAGCCTTTgggaacccccacccccatgcctccCTCTCAAGGTAGCAtgttgccccctcccccaattctGCAGGAAGTGGTGTTATGGCGGAAAGGTGACATCGTACGGAAGAGCATGTCCCACCAGGCAGCCATCGCCTCACAGCGCTTCGAGGGCACAACCTCCCTGGGTGAGGTGCGGACCCCCAGCCAGCTGTCTGACAACAACAGCAGGCAGTAGGCCCCCAGGGCCAAGAAGCTGCTGGGCTTCCAACCCAGCATCCCCGTCTACCAAACACCagcggctgggggagggggaaaacagTGTGATGCTCAACTGACCCGTTACTTGCAACCTGAAAACAAATCGTGTTTtgactttaattcttttttctgaagAACCTAAGGGGCTTGGGTTGGGAGgcagtctccttgagattctgcGGCTGACGTGGGAATAGGGATAGGTAGCATTCCGGTAGCTAGTCTCTCTGGGGTAAGAGCCTTCTGTTGAGGCCTTCCATGTGGGGGTGCCTTGCATTTTACAGGAGAGCAGAGAGCGGGCATCCTTTATTCCTGGGTCTCTGAGTTTCCTGATACAGGATCTGAGCATGTCCCTGGGATTCTGAGCTGCCAGTGGGGCCCAGGGTAGTCACATCTTATTCTCCCCTCTACTGTCCCTGCCCTATACTAAATGGCAGGGGGGAGACTCAAGATCAGGAAGCTACCTCTTTGGGAGTATTGGATGTGGTGCTTTGATGTTTCCACAAGCCAACTCCTTTTGGCCTTTATGTCACTGCTGTGAACGAGACACCTCCCTTCTCCATCTTCTACGGACTCTTATCAGTAACATCCTGGAACAGAAGCTTGTGGAAGGGCCTTTGGCTGTTGTCCCCTCACCTTGAGAAATTCTGGGCACGGAAACACCCTGGGGTCAGTGCCATGCATGGATGGCAGCATGTTGAACGCAGGAGGCCAAGCAGGCCCACTGAGGAAGAAGCATGGTGACTGTGCGTAGCAGCTGCCTGCCTTCACCCCATGACTGtgctccccagcccctggggctGGATGGTTCTAGGGTATTGCTGTGTGCTACAGCAAGCCTAAACAAGGGCATCTGTTTTCCTTTAAGAGATCCCGGGAAGGGGCCTTGATCTCTTTGCTTTCCTACAAATGGATCTTCATCACTCCTTACTCTCCCTCCACTTACTTTGTGGGAATTGGGGCTTGGAAGTTTCTTACTGATGCCCATGTCCCCTCACTCTCTGAGTTTCAGAAGAGAGATGAGAGCCTCAGCAGAAGACCCTGCTACACAACTTCAGAATAATTCTGCTTGCCAAATTATGTTTTCACCTTCACCAGTTGACTGACCAGAGTTTAGGACCATTGaggttttgtttaaaaacatatataaaaactcTCATGGGTATTCTTGTTATGCTAAAGGAGAGGGGGACTTCCCTCTGTTGCACTGTGTGTGGGCCTACTGGAGTAAAGATGTTGACATCCTTTTCTGCCTCATCTGGAAATGATCTAATGGCCTCCCTTCCCTTCAAGCAGACCCCACTGGCCAATAAGTACAGTATTTAGTGGTCTAACTTCTCCATAATTTGGGAAGCAGAGGGGTTGGTTCCTGTGTCATCTTTTAGTGTGGAAAATTCGGACTCTTTTCCTCAGAAATCAGTGCAGTCATGGGCCTCTGGCTGGGCGGGCTCATGGGTCAGAACTGAGACTGGAGGAAAGGATACTAGGATGATACTTGAGGTTGACTGGGGACAGCAGAACCAAGGAAGGTAAGGTGgttccccttccccatcccccattgCTAGACCCCAGGTACAGGTGCGACGGACAATCCCATGGGATCAGGATTACCCATCCAGCTGCCCCTGGATTATCAAGGTTAGGGGCTCAAGTGTATGGGGGAGGCAGGTTCTGTGCTCCTTGCCTTTTCCACAACATGAGATTAGGCTCTGGTGTGCCTCCCATTATAGCTGGTATTCTAACTAGAAAGGACCTGTCAATTCCTCTGCCTCCCAGCTGACAACCCAAATTCATTTTCCAACTTTCCTAACATCTTAGACGTTTCTTCTGGGAGAACTAGAAGGTAGAATTTGATTTTATTCTCTCAGGAGCTGTGCATAAGCCAGATCTTCTGTTTTCCCTCACTCTGCCCCCATTCACTCCTTGTCCGTGCAACTGTGCAGGTGAGGggaggccccacccccaccttcacaGGTTCCCATACCTGGGAGTGCATAGGTACTAAACCAAGCAGTGCAACTTGTAATTAAGCAGCTGCAGTGTTTACATGTTTCTTAATGTGTCGTCTTTTCAAtggctgtattttaaaaaaaaaaaaaaaaaaaaaaaaaaaccacttgttTCAGTTGTCTCTCTGATTAAAGGAAGCCCCTGTG
The genomic region above belongs to Neovison vison isolate M4711 chromosome 7, ASM_NN_V1, whole genome shotgun sequence and contains:
- the VPS26B gene encoding vacuolar protein sorting-associated protein 26B isoform X2, with protein sequence MSFFGFGQSVEVEILLNDAESRKRAEHKTEDGKKEKYFLFYDGETVSGKVSLALKNPNKRLEHQGIKIEFIGQIELYYDRGNHHEFVSLVKDLARPGEISQSQAFDFEFTHVEKPYESYTGQNVKLRYFLRATISRRLNDVVKEMDIVVHTLSTYPELNSSIKMEVGIEDCLHIEFEYNKSKYHLKDVIVGKIYFLLVRIKIKHMEIDIIKRETTGTGPNVYHENDTIAKYEIMDGAPVRGESIPIRLFLAGYELTPTMRDINKKFSVRYYLNLVLIDEEERRYFKQQEVVLWRKGDIVRKSMSHQAAIASQRFEGTTSLGEAVTKADLY
- the VPS26B gene encoding vacuolar protein sorting-associated protein 26B isoform X1, translating into MSFFGFGQSVEVEILLNDAESRKRAEHKTEDGKKEKYFLFYDGETVSGKVSLALKNPNKRLEHQGIKIEFIGQIELYYDRGNHHEFVSLVKDLARPGEISQSQAFDFEFTHVEKPYESYTGQNVKLRYFLRATISRRLNDVVKEMDIVVHTLSTYPELNSSIKMEVGIEDCLHIEFEYNKSKYHLKDVIVGKIYFLLVRIKIKHMEIDIIKRETTGTGPNVYHENDTIAKYEIMDGAPVRGESIPIRLFLAGYELTPTMRDINKKFSVRYYLNLVLIDEEERRYFKQQEVVLWRKGDIVRKSMSHQAAIASQRFEGTTSLGEVRTPSQLSDNNSRQ